A window of Marinobacter sp. es.042 genomic DNA:
ACCACTGTGCGACGTCAAGAAATCGTTCGTCCTCGAGCAGGTCGACGGCCGAAAACACTTTCCAGACTTCCTCGTTGCGTTCATAACCGCCTGAGACAAACGGTCGAACGTTTTCAGGCACGCCCTCGGGCGAATCCTTGAAACTGTCAGTTGCGAAATACTGCATGCCCAGCACACTATCGACGACCAGCCCGCTGAAAATGTCACCCTGCTCTACCACCAGCACGCGCCGTTCCCGCTGGCTACGGGAAGAGCGGGGAATATCGAAAAAGCCGGCAAGATCAACCAGGGGCAGGAGGCGGCCGCGAACATTGGCCGCGCCAAGCAAAAACGGGCGAACCCCCGGTATATGGGTAAACCGGGGAACGTGGAGGATTTCAGTGACTTCGCCCATGGGGGCAACGTACCGTTCGCCTGCGAGAACGAAGCCGATGCCGTTCCACAGTTCAACGGCTTGCTGTTGTTCCGGCAGGCCGGCAGCCAGCGACCGGCTGCGCGCGGCGATATCCGTCAGAACGGCAAAAGGGGCGGCCTGGGCGGACATGCTTACTCCACGGTTGGGGATCAGGCAATCAGACTGTTGATTGTTTTGATCAGGTCGTCTTCGTTAACCGGCTTGACCAGGTAACCCTTGGCGCCCTGGCGGGTGCCCCAAACTCGGTCAGTTTCCTGATCCTTGGTAGTTACGATGATGACCGGGATGGACGCGGTTTCCGGGGCGCGGGTCAGTTGGCGGGTTGCCTGAAAGCCGTTCAGGCCGGGCATAACGACATCCATCAGAACCAGATCCGGGGTCTCTGCACGAGCCTTGGCAACGCCGTCTGCGCCGTTGTCAGCTGTAAGCACCTCGTGCTTATGCTTCTCGAGGATCGTAGAGATTTTCTTAACCTCGGTAGGGGAATCGTCAACAATAAGAATGCGGGCCATGGTTTCCTCGATGGTTCTTTGGGTCAGCAGGTTTACTGTTCCGCCTGTGGAACATACTGGCGGATGGTATTGAGCAGCTCATCCTTACTGAACGGTTTGGTCAGATACTGGTCCGAGCCGACAATACGGCCCTTGGCCTTGTCGAACAGACCGTCCTTGCTGGAGAGCATGATAACCGGCGTCTTTTTGAAGGAGGAATTGTTCTTGATAAGTGCGCAGGTCTGGTAGCCGTCCAGTCGGGGCATCATGATATCGACAAAAATGATGTCCGGCTGTGAATCGGCAATCTTGGCAAGAGCGTCAAAGCCGTCAGTCGCGGTGATGACCTCACAGCCGACCTTTTTCAGAAGGGTTTCTGCGGTGCGACGTATGGTTTTACTGTCGTCGATCACCATGATCTTCAAGTTCTCGAAGTTGTCATCCATTGTCCAACTGCCTTGCGCTCAGCGACTGTCGTTATTTTAAAACGGGGGTTTTAACACAAACCTTAAGGTTCTTCTATAAACCCCGCTCATTTATAGATTATCAATGGCCGGATAAAAAGTATTAGTTTGTGACCAAATGTACTACTGCCCGCAACGTCACGTAACTGACTGAGGATTTCTCCGGATGCATTTGCAGTTCGGGTACAATACCATCTGATTTCAAAGCATAGCACCTAATGTCTGGTCCGCTCTGCAGACCGGTTCGTGTTTTTAACCCTCAGGAGTGCAGGAACGCCCATGACCGTCAGACTCGGGATCGTGATGGATCCGATTGAAGATATCCACTTCAAGAAAGACAGCTCACTGGCCATGTTGCTGGCTGCTCAGAAACGCGGTTGGAAAATCGAGTACATGGAGCTCCCCGACCTGTACCTGGACGGTGGCCGTGCCATGGCGCACACCCGTGACCTGACTGTGCACATGGATCCGGAAAACTGGTACGGCTTCGGGCCGTCCCAGGACCGGGCGCTGGGAGATCTGGATGTCATCCTCATGCGCAAGGACCCGCCGGTAGACCGGGAGTTCCTGATGGCCACCTATATACTGGAGGCGGCCGAGCAGCAGGGCGCTCTGGTTGTCAATCCCGCGTCCACGCTGCGCGACTGCAATGAGAAGCTGTTCGCCACGCAGTTTACTGACCTGACGCCGCCACTACTTGTCAGCCGTTCGGCGAGTCGCTTCCGTGAGTTCTACGCCGAACACGGCGATGTCATCATGAAGCCGGTGGACGGCATGGGCGGTCATTCGATCTTCCGTATCAGGGAAAACGATTTCAATCTCGGTGTCATCATCGAAACCCTTACCAACTATGGCACGCACCAGGCCATGGCCCAGAAATACATCCCCGAAATCAGCGATGGCGACAAGCGCATCCTGCTGATCGACGGTGAACCGGTCCCCTATTCGCTTGCGAGAATACCTTCTCATGGCGAGAATCGGGGCAATCTGGCCGCTGGCGGTCGGGGTGAGGGTCGTGAACTGACCGCTCGGGATCGCGAGATCTGCGAACGCGTTGCCCCGGTGATCAAAGAGAAGGGTCTCATTTTTGTGGGTCTGGATGTCATTGGTGACTACCTTACCGAAATCAATGTCACCAGCCCGACCTGTATCAGGGAACTCGATGCGGCCTTCGGGATCGATATTGGTGGCTTATTGATGGACGCGATTGCAAAGCGTCTGGGCCAGGCATAATCCGGTGATGGCGGCCGGACAGGTATAACGACAGGATCCATATCAGGAATGGCAGTTCAGGTAAGCGACTTCGACCGGTTTTCCTTCACCCTGTTTATGGCGCTGGCGGTGCACGCCATCGTGGTGCTGGGAATCACCTTTGCGCCTGAACCGCCCCGCTCCTCTGCCCAGACCATGGAAATTACCCTGTCCCAGTTTGACGATGAGGAAGCTCCGGAGAAGGCGGATTTCCTGGCCCAGACCAGTCAGAAGGGCAGTGGTACCGAGGAAGATGTTCGGGAAATGACCACCCCGCAACCGGCGGAGGTGAGCCAGCCGCAGGTAGCCCAGGTTCAACCCGAGCCTCCTGCGCAAACCGAGCCGCAGCCGCGTCAGGAAAAGCAGGTAGTTCAGACCGAAAGTTCTTCCAGTCAGAAGGTTCGCCAGCCTGAAGAGCGCACCAGGCCGGAAGAGGAGCCTCTGCCGGTTCGCGAGAAAAAGAGCCTGATGGAGCGCAGCCTCGAAATTGCCAGCCTTGAGGCCCGATTCGATGCCCAGCAGCAGGCTTATGCCCGCAAACCCAGGGTGATGCGGGTAACCGCCGCCTCTACGCTCAAGTCCACCAACGCCTGGTACGTTCAGAACTGGGTGAGCAAGGTCACGCGGGTGGGGAATATCAACTACCCGACCGAGGCGCGCAATGCCGGAATCTATGGCACACTGCGAATGCTGGTGTCACTCAAGAAAGACGGCACCATTAAAGAGGTGGCGATCCTGCAGTCTTCCGGCAGCACCGTCCTGGATGATGCTGCCATCCGTATAGTCAGGATGGCCTCACCTTTTGCACCATTTCCGGACGAAATGCGGAAAGAGGTGGATGAACTCGAAATCATACGTACCTGGTCCTTCCAGCGTCGGGGGCTGACATCCGGATGACAGCATCAAAACACTCTCCCCATAGCTTGCGCCACCAGTTCCTGGTGGCATCGCCCTATCTCGCTGATCCCCGTTTCCATGGCGGCGTGATCTACATTTGCGAGCATTCTGACGACGGTGCCCTGGGGTTAATGATCAATCAGCCGCTGGACATCCACCTTGGTGAAATCCTGGAACAACTGGACCTGCCAGGCGGCGAGCTGGATCTGCCGGTATTCAGCGGTGGTCCGGTGCAGCCGGAACGCGGCTTTGTGCTGCATCCCCCAGGCACCAGCTGGCAGAACACGGCGAAGGTCACCGACGATGTTTTGCTGACCACATCCCGCGATGTATTGGCAGGCATTGGTCGTGGCGAAGGTCCCGACGAGTACCTGGTGGCATTGGGCTATTCCGGCTGGAGCGAAGGGCAGCTGGAAGAGGAACTGGGCAGTAACGCCTGGCTCACCTGTCCGGCCAACACCGACATCCTGTTCCGTACTCCCTGGGAAGAGCGCTACAAGGCGGTGCTGCAGCTGATCGGAATTGATCTCAATCAGCTCAGCGAATCGGTCGGTCATGCCTGAACCGGCCAGCCGTCGCGTCATGGCGTTCGATTTTGGCACCCGCCGTATTGGCGTCGCGGTCGGTCAGGAGTTGCTTGGATCCGGCCAACCGGTGGCTCTGATTCCTGCCCGAGACGGTATCCCCGATTGGCAACAGATTGAGTCCCTGCTCGAGGAGTGGCGTCCGGACCTGGTCGTGGTCGGTTTGCCCCTCAACATGGACGACACCGAAAACGATATGTGTGCCCGGGCGCGCAAATTCGGCAAGCGCCTGCATGGGCGCTACCACGTGCCGGTCGAGATGGTGGACGAGCGGCTCACCAGCTTCGAGGCCAAGGGTGAAGTGATGGCCGCCGGAGGCAGTCGTGATTTTGGTCGCCACGGAGTGGATGACCGGGCCGCGGTGCTGATCCTGGAAACCTTTTTTCAACAGTGAGGACCGAATGACGGCATTGCTTGATATTGATCAGTTGCTTGACCAGATGGAAACCGGGCTGCGTCAGGCGCTCCAGCAACGGGGCGTGCAATCCCCGGTCCTGATCGGTA
This region includes:
- a CDS encoding energy transducer TonB → MAVQVSDFDRFSFTLFMALAVHAIVVLGITFAPEPPRSSAQTMEITLSQFDDEEAPEKADFLAQTSQKGSGTEEDVREMTTPQPAEVSQPQVAQVQPEPPAQTEPQPRQEKQVVQTESSSSQKVRQPEERTRPEEEPLPVREKKSLMERSLEIASLEARFDAQQQAYARKPRVMRVTAASTLKSTNAWYVQNWVSKVTRVGNINYPTEARNAGIYGTLRMLVSLKKDGTIKEVAILQSSGSTVLDDAAIRIVRMASPFAPFPDEMRKEVDELEIIRTWSFQRRGLTSG
- the pilG gene encoding twitching motility response regulator PilG — translated: MDDNFENLKIMVIDDSKTIRRTAETLLKKVGCEVITATDGFDALAKIADSQPDIIFVDIMMPRLDGYQTCALIKNNSSFKKTPVIMLSSKDGLFDKAKGRIVGSDQYLTKPFSKDELLNTIRQYVPQAEQ
- a CDS encoding chemotaxis protein CheW gives rise to the protein MSAQAAPFAVLTDIAARSRSLAAGLPEQQQAVELWNGIGFVLAGERYVAPMGEVTEILHVPRFTHIPGVRPFLLGAANVRGRLLPLVDLAGFFDIPRSSRSQRERRVLVVEQGDIFSGLVVDSVLGMQYFATDSFKDSPEGVPENVRPFVSGGYERNEEVWKVFSAVDLLEDERFLDVAQW
- the gshB gene encoding glutathione synthase, whose protein sequence is MTVRLGIVMDPIEDIHFKKDSSLAMLLAAQKRGWKIEYMELPDLYLDGGRAMAHTRDLTVHMDPENWYGFGPSQDRALGDLDVILMRKDPPVDREFLMATYILEAAEQQGALVVNPASTLRDCNEKLFATQFTDLTPPLLVSRSASRFREFYAEHGDVIMKPVDGMGGHSIFRIRENDFNLGVIIETLTNYGTHQAMAQKYIPEISDGDKRILLIDGEPVPYSLARIPSHGENRGNLAAGGRGEGRELTARDREICERVAPVIKEKGLIFVGLDVIGDYLTEINVTSPTCIRELDAAFGIDIGGLLMDAIAKRLGQA
- a CDS encoding YqgE/AlgH family protein, which codes for MTASKHSPHSLRHQFLVASPYLADPRFHGGVIYICEHSDDGALGLMINQPLDIHLGEILEQLDLPGGELDLPVFSGGPVQPERGFVLHPPGTSWQNTAKVTDDVLLTTSRDVLAGIGRGEGPDEYLVALGYSGWSEGQLEEELGSNAWLTCPANTDILFRTPWEERYKAVLQLIGIDLNQLSESVGHA
- the ruvX gene encoding Holliday junction resolvase RuvX; this translates as MPEPASRRVMAFDFGTRRIGVAVGQELLGSGQPVALIPARDGIPDWQQIESLLEEWRPDLVVVGLPLNMDDTENDMCARARKFGKRLHGRYHVPVEMVDERLTSFEAKGEVMAAGGSRDFGRHGVDDRAAVLILETFFQQ
- the pilH gene encoding twitching motility response regulator PilH, which codes for MARILIVDDSPTEVKKISTILEKHKHEVLTADNGADGVAKARAETPDLVLMDVVMPGLNGFQATRQLTRAPETASIPVIIVTTKDQETDRVWGTRQGAKGYLVKPVNEDDLIKTINSLIA